One Stigmatopora argus isolate UIUO_Sarg chromosome 19, RoL_Sarg_1.0, whole genome shotgun sequence genomic window, ATCAGGCTTTTACCTTGTTGCATTTTTATTCCCATTTGTTTTAGTACatatttttttggctttttggTGAGCTAGGATTACATTTTAGTGTCATATTTTTACATCATgagaacatttttgtttttatagtcATTTACTGTTCTCATAATCCTTATAGCTTATTTTTTACAGGTTAGATTGATATTTCATTAAGTTTATTAAGGTTCCTActtatttgtttgcatttttatgggctaaattgagattttttcatgaggttatttttggatatttattttaggaaattgtttttttgtttcaataatgATAGGGATCATTTAATGCCTTAGTTTTTAGGgatttaaatgttttgtcagAATTTTTAATTCTTAAAGTTAATACTTGTTATGGGTTAGCTTGATATTAGCCTACCTACCACCTTTTAGTAAAaagattcactttttattttacattcctGCTTAGTCCTATTTTTTTCCTGGGGCTGTGCAGcggtaaattaaataaaaaaaggtactaAGTTAAGGATTTGCATGAAGTGATGAGTGTGTAAAacgttgttttgttttcccgCCAAGTTACGAGCCGGAGCTCCACCCCGCCGCCACCTACAGGATCAAAACCATAAAAGCCACCATCCAGGTGTTCTCCACGGGCAGCCTCACAGTCACAGGTACTTCACACGCGCACCCAAAAAAGAACAAGATAGCACGGGCGCTAGCCACGTCGCGTCCACTCGCTGATTTGTGGCTCTTTTCCGCCTCGGGGGCGGGGCCAGGTCCCAACGTGCAGAACGTGGCCACGGCCGTGGAGCAGGTCTACCCGCTCCTCTTTGAGTGCAAGAAACCACTGTGCAAGTGAGCGCTGGCGGCCAGACGGAGTGCTTCCTTCCGCTGGACTCGCTAGCGTTTGAAAAGCggcccacaaaaaaaatccagcccgATCCTTTTTCTCCGTCCACGGATCGGAACAAACTTTTCTTCATCTCGTATTCAACAGCGACATACACTAAGTTGTTCAAGTTCTTGTACATTTCTATAGACACTCGCtgtaaattgtaaatatttcaattgtttttttttttttttgataaagcTTACGATTCCAGGATTAGCCCTGAGATTTTATCGACAAAATTGTAGGATGTCCGCGCCGCTCGATAAAGTTTCTCGCGACGCATCGGTGGTTAATGGACGCGAGGGGAAAGCCCTTCCTAATATTTATGCTAACACGAAACTTTTACTCGTATTAATAATCGCCGTCAACGTCACGATGTTCATTGAAATGGCATCCGAGCTAACTCGATGTTTTTCCACCGCTTGAAGATGTGTGACTTTTGTATTTTATATGAaaataaagatgtaaaaaaaaaatagaagcaattttgttttgtttgaagaATAGAGccacttaaaaaagaaaaattaagttttattctcataacttttttttccgaaCATTGACATTTTGCCAAACTGAAAAAGCGCAACGTCATTCttgaggtgaaaaaaaaagcatattccGTTATTTTTCTGAACGGATGGCAAAACTGTATCATACAAATTTTCAACAGatttctttctaaaaaaaaaatggcggcgctAAAAGGAGAAAAGGTtgatttttcatgattttaaatcaagcgtTCTAACTTCTCTGTGGTCTAAAAATAACGTGAACTTCCCCCTTGCAGCAACTTGAATCttatatatttccatttttcgTCAAGTGGTCACAAGATGTTTGGAGGCATCTCTCTGTTCCTCGGGACTTTCTTGCACAGGcggaattgaaagtgcttcctggattgagaaaaaacaaaaaaagcaccgCAAATATTGGACCAGGCCCGTGTGTCAACCAGTCATTTTAGTCAGCCGCTACCCACTTTTCCGACAGTTCTTTGGAAATTTCCTCCAGTGTGCGACCTCGCGTGTCAGGCACGCAGAGGACCACGAAAAGCAGCAAGACGAAGCTCATGGCGGCGTACAGGAACATCATGTTGGGCACGCCGATTCTCTCTGGAAAGGAGCGTTGTTTTGAGCAAAAAGGCCAAGCGCCAATGCCACGCGGCGCCCCGACCTGTCATGGTGAGGAAGGTCATGGAGATGAGAAGGTTGGTGGACCAGTTGACGGCGGACACCACCGACACGGCTCGCCCTCGGATGCTGGTGGGGAAGATCTCGCTCATGATGACGTACACCACTGAAAAGGAAGAAGATGCTGGAAAGTTGGACTATTTTTCAAGGTAAAAACACTacttttttaataacaaaaggACCTTATTTGTGGATTTTCTGAGCTAAAGAGCGTCACGCTAATTTGCCATAGGTCACACTTGGCTGTTGCTAAATAACTTGTTGTCAAGAGAAGTTACTTCTGCCATCccaaaaagaacatttaaaaaaaaatgaaaaccatgACTTTGTCTGACTGAACTTACATCAACAGTGCGCTAAAGCGAGATTGCTATGTTAGCATCATGTTAGTTCCATTACAGAAGATGCCTCCAATGCGCTAAGACCGAGCTATGCTAGGGCTAGCACGCTGGCATCCAAAGTCACTAAGTTGATGCTTATCTAGAAAGCGAACGCTTTGACAGATTTCAAAAGGACGGCTAACGAGAGAGAGACGCTTACTTGGCCCCAATCCGATGGAGAAGGCGGCGACAAACACCAGAAGACTGACCAGCGACGCCCACTTCAACGAAGGGGATTCCCCGTCCAGGAGCCCGCTAAAAATGGACTCGTCGCCGGGGGTGACGAAGGTCGGCGCGTCCGTCCGGTTGCCATCCCACGCCGGGACGTTGACGCCGACGGCGACGCTGGCGTTGGGCGGCGGCTGGCTGACGCACAGGCTGGAAAGTTGGGTGCGACTGTGCAGCGTCAGCGCGCCCAGCGCCGCCAGCGACACCCCCATGGCCACGGCGCCGGCGCACAAGAAGCGCTTGGGCCCCACCCGGTCCACCAAGAGCACGGCCGGGACGGTGCCCGCCACCTTGACCACGCCGAAGCCGGTGGACGccagggcggcggcggcgtcgctGCGGAATCCCACGCCGCGCAGCAAGGGCGAGGCGTAGGACAGGATGTTGGGCTGCCCCGTGGCCTGCTGCAGGAAGGCCAGCGCCGCGCCGGTCAGCAGCCGCCACCGCAGGTTGGAGCCGGCGCCGAAGAGCTCGGCGAAGCCGTGCTCCGACTCCTC contains:
- the slc2a12 gene encoding solute carrier family 2, facilitated glucose transporter member 12: MDGKTKMSCGHAPTQKTGCSRLVATAAATASLSGLMLGYEMGLTSSVLLQLRGVLSLSCRQQELLVSSPLAGALLVCLAGGPVLDRYGRRRALLLSAALVVAGTAPLVAPASLAALVSGRAAVGMGTSLSGTAACLYIAEISPRERRGLLVTLYELMLVLGVMLGFGCSYAFAALPGGWAYTFGLVVPPALLQMVALAFLPPSPRFLAARGETERAREVLARLRGGGEDQAEGELRDIQMALKEESEHGFAELFGAGSNLRWRLLTGAALAFLQQATGQPNILSYASPLLRGVGFRSDAAAALASTGFGVVKVAGTVPAVLLVDRVGPKRFLCAGAVAMGVSLAALGALTLHSRTQLSSLCVSQPPPNASVAVGVNVPAWDGNRTDAPTFVTPGDESIFSGLLDGESPSLKWASLVSLLVFVAAFSIGLGPMVYVIMSEIFPTSIRGRAVSVVSAVNWSTNLLISMTFLTMTERIGVPNMMFLYAAMSFVLLLFVVLCVPDTRGRTLEEISKELSEKKHFQFRLCKKVPRNREMPPNIL